The following are encoded together in the Oreochromis aureus strain Israel breed Guangdong linkage group 18, ZZ_aureus, whole genome shotgun sequence genome:
- the LOC116332862 gene encoding collagen alpha-4(IV) chain-like isoform X3 — protein sequence MTLTLITLWMLSLIFFVQQLKAGNTEGPCQGRDCSVCRCLPAKGARGTPGRLGQEGPQGLMGLQGHEGLPGEKGRMGAVGSHGPEGTKGSQGKTGAPGFPGRSGLPGHPGAGGEPGLPGLDGCNGTQGSPGIPGLPGLDGLHGPPGLPGPKGDKGEASYLDPPPGLPGERGRDGQPGPPGREGFIGPKGYSGPPGPPGPKGLEGAAGDTGSAGDPGKPLTGDAGDEGEQGPPGPPGPEEVVEYPPGFLSPKGDKGDKGFPGPRGQKGLMGGSGDYYPHELKGEQGVLGFVGFRGPPGLPGREGLAGPEGSRGQRGLPGISGRTGLKGYPGDPGLPGDTRLPNGSHVRGAKGDRGFPGQPGLPGDTGSMGIPGPSGPPGLAVGKPGPRGPHGPKGYKGEPGKYGDYSIAVPKGAKGLPGPKGATGPPGPPGCGDYYCECSDPGDPGDPGPRGSTGNKGLKGIKGSPGICECISGRGSPGSHGPPGYPGPPGLPGTQGPRGDPGLKGDEGSQGPQGFQGFSGLKGQKGEKGDTFAVGVKGAKGDIGDPGYRGPPGGTGGSGQDGRDGCVGEPGPPGDGYTGLPGPKGYPGIPGPKGFPGQAGPPGDGLQGPKGEQGPKGNQGLTGIPGIPGQPGPPGERQKCCPEGEIGPPGPKGEPGSPGIPGQPGSNGPPGEPGYPGTKGMKGDDGGAQGTGPPGPPGLIGEPGEPGSRGISLEGFTGLPGFPGPPGRKGCPGDVLPARPGAPGPPGSIGYKGLRGMPGNPGIPGPQGQPGQPGYKGEPGIDGDPGVPGPIGPPCSRCKLIGPPGPPGPPGNPGVRGIPGNIGQIGLRGDIGPPGHGRKGSKGVQGPPGLPGPAGPTGSTGLPGDPGTDGWPGQKGERGYPGRAGARGFPGRPGPPGPRGKQGERGLNGRPGCPGYPGPDGNKGLRGDPGEPGVPCPVNIRKGPPGMIGPAGEPGLQGPKGTQGMPGDSGSDGWPGPPGIKGIAGVPGRSGRAGPLGDPGIKGFIGPRGYPGNDGDRGDPGLVGYSGIPGRQGFPGVKGDPGPSYGQPGPPGPRGIPGEDGFSAPRGIPGDPGDPGPRGNPGRPGPSGIPGERGIQGRQGCPGLRGPQGHPGLPGLPGDQGSVGLPGPPGQYGPPGPPGPPGLDGLYGLTGPKGMKGASGIGIPGPRGPDGFPGVKGVRGYRGPPGTTILGTKGQRGPPGNPGLPGLPGEPGYPGIICQTPLQGPAGDQGFEGPPGPPGPPGEPGIPGSSLLFKGDPGPTGPHGLPGVRGRRGLPGPPGLSIHQGPIGPKGEHGPVGLRGLPGPKGQLGAPGPQGPRGGTGPPGNKGVKGAPGDSLSIVTANAPPGPPGPPGSPGPVGFQGVMGSPGTPGRKGEKGPVGSVGLPGITGPPGRNGPAGDPGDVGLPGFPGPQGIPGPPGDQGQPGYRRILSAGFLLVIHSQSVQVPRCPADTTQLWVGYSLIYLEAQEKAHTQDLGQPGSCLPVFSTMPFSYCNKAACSYSSRNDKSYWLSTTAPIPMMPLFGQDIVSHISRCVVCETISPVVTFHSQSHTFPSCPPGWRSLWVGYSFLLHTGAGNNGGGQSLASTGSCLKDFRTHPFIECQGARGSCHYFANLYSYWLTTVCPAEQFITASPGTIKATDQQRDRTSQCNVCHRER from the exons GGTCACCCTGGAGCAGGCGGTGAGCCTGGGTTGCCAGGATTGGATGGTTGTAATGGGACACAGGGTAGTCCGGGAATCCCCGGTTTGCCTGGTTTGGATGGCCTCCATGGCCCACCG GGATTACCTGGACCTAAAGGAGATAAAGGAGAAGCTTCATATTTAGATCCACCTCCAGGACTTCCT GGTGAGCGTGGGCGGGATGGACAGCCTGGCCCTcct GGAAGAGAAGGATTTATTGGTCCTAAAGGTTACAGTGGCCCCCCTGGCCCTCCTGGCCCTAag GGTTTAGAGGGAGCTGCAGGTGATACAGGATCAGCA GGTGATCCTGGaaaaccactgacaggtgaCGCAGGTGATGAG GGTGAGCAGGGCCCGCCTGGCCCACCAGGACCAGAAGAAGTTGTAGAATATCCTCCAGGCTTTCTTTCACCAAAAGGAGACAAG GGTGACAAAGGTTTTCCTGGCCCACGTGGACAAAAGGGCTTAATG GGTGGTAGTGGTGACTACTATCCTCACGAATTAAAAGGAGAGCAAGGAGTCCTCGGATTTGTCGGATTTCGG GGTCCTCCAGGATTACCTGGCAGGGAGGGACTAGCAGGACCTGAG GGTTCTCGAGGACAGAGGGGACTTCCAGGCATCAGTGGAAGAACTGGACTAAAG GGTTACCCAGGAGATCCAGGTCTCCCTGGTGATACACGCCTTCCTAATGGAAGTCATGTGAGAG GTGCTAAAGGTGACCGTGGATTTCCAGGACAGCCTGGACTCCCCGGGGACACTGGGTCCATGGGCATTCCTGGGCCCTCTGGCCCACCAGGGCTAGCAG TTGGAAAGCCTGGTCCGCGAGGTCCCCATGGTCCTAAAGGCTACAAAGGAGAGCCGGGAAAGTATGGTGACTATTCCATTGCAGTACCCAAGGGAGCTAAAGGACTCCCAGGACCTAAAGGTGCCACAGGCCCTCCAGGCCCCCCAG GCTGTGGag ACTACTACTGTGAGTGCAGTGACCCTGGGGACCCTGGTGATCCTGGACCCAGAGGATCTACTGGGAACAAAGGGCTCAAGGGAATTAAAG GTTCTCCAGGGATTTGCGAATGTATCTCTGGCAGGGGGAGCCCAGGGTCTCATGGTCCACCTGGTTATCCAGGCCCCCCAGGATTACCTGGAACTCAAGGACCAAGAGGGGACCCAGGTCTGAAAGGAGATGAGGGTTCTCAAGGACCACAA GGCTTTCAAGGATTTTCTGGTTTAAAGggacaaaaaggagaaaaaggtgATACTTTTGCAGTAGGTGTAAAAG GTGCCAAGGGTGACATAGGTGACCCAGGATATCGTGGTCCTCCTGGAGGAACAGGTGGGTCAGGACAGGATGGACGAGATGGCTGTGTGGGAGAACCCGGGCCACCA gGTGATGGTTATACAGGATTACCTGGTCCTAAAGGTTACCCAGGAATTCCTGGACCCAAAGGATTTCCTGGACAAGCAGGTCCTCCGGGTGATGGTTTACAAGGCCCCAAGGGAGAACAAGGACCTAAAGGAAATCAGGGACTTACTGGCATACCAGGAATTCCTGGACAACCAGGACCTCCAG GAGAAAGACAGAAATGCTGTCCTGAAGGTGAGATTGGTCCCCCTGGTCCAAAGGGTGAGCCAGGTTCACCAG GGATTCCAGGTCAGCCAGGGAGCAATGGTCCCCCCGGAGAGCCAGGATACCCAGGCACTAAAGGCATGAAGGGAGATGATGGTGGAGCTCAGGGGACTGGACCACCAG GACCTCCAGGTTTAATTGGTGAACCAGGTGAACCAGGTTCCAGGGGAATTAGTCTAGAAGGCTTTACTGGCCTTCCTGGTTTTCCTGGACCACCAGGTAGGAAAGGgtgtccaggagatgtcctcCCAGCCAGGCCAGGTgcacctggccctcctgggagTATAGGCTATAAAGGACTCCGTGGAATGCCTGGAAACCCAGGAATACCAG GCCCACAAGGCCAACCTGGACAACCAGGCTATAAAGGAGAGCCAGGGATCGATGGTGACCCCGGAGTCCCTGGACCAATAGGCCCACCGTGTTCACGGTGCAAACTCATCGGCCCACCCGGACCCCCAGGACCTCCAGGAAATCCTGGAGTGAGGGGAATACCGG GAAACATTGGGCAGATAGGTCTGAGAGGCGATATTGGTCCACCTGGACATGGACGGAAAGGATCAAAAGGTGTTCAGGGTCCTCCTGGTTTACCAGGACCAGCTGGACCAACAGGCTCCACTGGCCTCCCAGGAGATCCTGGAACTGATGGGTGGCCAGGACAGAAAG GTGAAAGGGGGTATCCTGGCAGGGCTGGAGCCAGAGGTTTCCCAGGTCGCCCTGGACCTCCTGGACCAAGAGGTAAACAGGGTGAAAGGGGTCTTAATGGCCGCCCAGGTTGCCCAGGGTATCCAGGACCAGATGGTAATAAAG GTTTACGTGGAGACCCTGGAGAGCCAGGAGTACCATGTCCAGTGAATATAAGGAAAGGTCCACCAGGAATGATTGGGCCAGCTGGTGAGCCTGGACTTCAGG GTCCAAAGGGCACACAGGGAATGCCAGGTGATTCTGGATCTGATGGATGGCCTGGTCCACCAGGAATTAAGGGTATCGCTGGAGTTCCAGGCAGGTCAGGAAGAGCAGGACCTCTTGGAGACCCTGGGATTAAAGGTTTCATTGGTCCCAGAGGGTATCCTGGGAATGATGGAGATCGG GGAGATCCAGGGCTCGTGGGATATTCAGGTATTCCAGGGAGACAAGGATTTCCTGGTGTCAAGG GTGATCCAGGACCATCTTATGGACAACCAGGTCCACCTGGACCCAGAGGCATCCCAGGAGAGGATGGCTTCAGTG CACCTCGAGGGATACCAGGAGACCCAGGTGATCCGGGACCCAGAGGAAACCCAGGACGACCAGGACCATCAGGCATTCCAGGAGAACGGGGAATACAAGGAAGACAAG GCTGCCCGGGACTCCGTGGTCCAcaaggccatccaggtcttccAGGTCTTCCCGGTGATCAAGGAAGTGTGGGACTACCAGGCCCCCCTGGCCAATATGGGCCCCCAG GGCCCCCTGGACCACCAGGTCTAGATGGACTGTATGGGCTTACAGGTCCAAAAGGGATGAAAGGGGCAAGTG GCATAGGTATCCCTGGCCCTCGAGGACCAGATGGTTTTCCAGGAGTCAAAGGGGTCAGGGGCTACCGAGGACCTCCAGGAACTACTATTCTTGGGACTAAAGGCCAAAGGGGCCCACCAGGCAATCCAG gtcTCCCAGGCCTCCCAGGTGAACCTGGTTACCCTGGTATAATCTGCCAAACACCTTTGCAGGGACCTGCTGGAGATCAAGGATTTGAAGGACCTCCAGGACCCCCAG gtCCTCCTGGAGAACCTGGGATACCAGGCTCCAGCCTTTTGTTCAAAGGAGACCCAGGCCCAACTGGCCCCCATGGCTTACCAGGTGTTCGAGGAAGAAGGGGCCTACCAGGACCACCTGGACTTTCTATCCACCAAGGCCCTATAGGACCAAAAG GTGAGCATGGTCCTGTTGGTCTAAGGGGTCTACCTGGACCCAAAGGTCAGCTAGGTGCCCCTGGGCCCCAGGGCCCCAGAGGAGGAACTGGCCCCCCTGGAAATAAGG gTGTCAAAGGTGCTCCTGGTGACTCTCTCAGTATTGTAACAGCTAATGCTCCCCCTGGACCTCCAGGTCCTCCTGGTAGCCCAGGACCTGTAGGATTCCAAGGTGTCATGGGTTCTCCTGGTACTCCAGGTCGTAAAG GGGAGAAGGGTCCGGTGGGGTCTGTGGGCCTTCCTGGTATAACAGGTCCTCCTGGTCGTAATGGTCCAGCTGGAGATCCAGGAGATGTTGGTTTGCCTGGATTTCCTGGACCTCAAG GTATCCCAGGTCCTCCTGGTGACCAGGGTCAGCCAGGCTACAGGAGGATATTGAGTGCTGGATTTCTGTTAGTTATACATAGTCAATCAGTTCAGGTCCCACGGTGCCCAGCAGATACCACTCAGCTTTGGGTGGGATACAGTCTCATTTACCTGGAGGCACAAGAAAAGGCTCACACACAAGATCTGG GCCAGCCTGGCTCCTGCCTCCCTGTTTTCTCCACCATGCCGTTCTCCTATTGTAACAAAGCTGCCTGTTCTTATTCTAGTCGCAATGACAAATCCTATTGGCTCTCCACAACTGCTCCCATACCCATGATGCCGCTATTTGGCCAGGATATTGTGTCCCATATCAGCCGTTGTGTGGTGTGTGAGACCATTTCACCTGTGGTGACTTTTCACAGCCAGAGTCATACATTCCCTTCATGCCCACCTGGATGGAGGAGTTTGTGGGTGGGATACTCTTTCCTCTTG CACACAGGAGCAGGTAATAATGGTGGTGGCCAGTCACTGGCTTCTACTGGTAGCTGCCTTAAGGATTTCCGAACTCATCCCTTCATTGAGTGCCAAGGGGCACGGGGTTCCTGTCACTACTTTGCCAATCTCTATAGTTATTGGCTGACTACTGTATGCCCAGCAGAGCAGTTCATAACCGCAAGTCCTGGCACCATCAAAGCAACTGACCAACAGCGAGACAGGACCAGCCAGTGTAATGTCTGCCACAGAGAAAGATAA